Genomic DNA from Prochlorococcus marinus CUG1416:
TAGGCATCATGAAACTCCTATTGAAAAATATAAAAGAAAGCTCCAACAAAGAAGAAAAGCAAGAAGAAGATAATTTTTCCCAATTAAAAAATAAATTTATAACAATTTTTTATTTTTAAGATTACTTATAGATTCAAAAATATTATTATTTTAGCTTTTTAAGCTTTTTAATTAGATTTATTCCAACACCTGATACAGCAAGAAGATCTTTTTCATCTGCGGCAATTACATCCTTTGTTGTTTTAAATCCAGCTGCATACAAAGCCTTAGCACTTTTAGCTCCAACCCCTGGAAGAGTAGTTAAGTTTTCAATATTTTTCTTTGCATTAGATGTTTTTGCTTTTGTTTTTGTAGACTTGGTTAATTTTTTTTCTTTCTTTAAGGCAGTTTCAGTTGATACTTTACTTTTAAATAAGATAGATTTTAGTTTACTTAGAAATTCAGAAATCATTGCAATATATAGGTATTAAAATTAAGACTTCATTTAATATTATCAAATTCCGAAGGAAATTAATAACAAAACTATAGTTAATTGAATGAAATTAATTTATTTACATTTATATAAAGACACATATTTTATATTTATGCAAGCTCATAAACAACTGCAACCTTTTAAAATTACTATTAGATTTTTGATAAAAGAAGAAAAATGTACTTTCTTAAATTAAAAATATTTACTATTAGTAAAATTAGAGTCTTAATAAAAAGCAAAGCATAGAAAATGAAGCTTATATTTGTAAGTGGTCCTTCCGGAAGCGGGAAAACAACCTTATCAAATCAAATAATTGTAAAAATTAAAAATGGTACTGTATTACGTACTGACAATTACTATAAAACAGGTCTACAAAGTAAATTACTATCAAAATTCATAGAAGGTTATTTCGACAGAAGCATTAGTTTTAACTACAAACTATTTAAAAAAGATTTTAATTATATTCTTAAGAATGGCATTTCAATTAATGAGCGTTTTTATGATTTCGAAAAAAAAAAAGTAAATAATTACTTAAACGAAACAAATAATATAAATTTTTTAATAGTTGAAGGTATTTTTGCTAAAGAATTCTCAAGTACATTATGTAATCAAAATTATTATTTTTTAGAATTAAAAATCAATAAAAATGAGTGTATGAAAAGAGTTGTTAAAAGAGATATAAAAGAAAGGGGGAAGGCAAAAGAACAAGCTGAGAAAGATTTCTTAAAATCATGGGATATTTATCATGAGAAATTGAAAAATAAAAATTTTAAAAATAAAGCAAATGAATTAAATATCTCAAAAAACACTAATATAGATCAATTACTTAAAAAGTTATTTCAATGAGTTTTAAATTTTCCCTCTAATAATAAAGCACTTAAAATTGAGCCTTCCATCCTGCCAAAACCTTCTCCTTCAAACCAATCCCCGCAAAATCCAATTCTATATTTTTTAATAAATTGTAAAGATAATGGTACGGTGCATCCAGAAGGTTGTGAAGCTCTCCACTTCATAATAGAGATTTCCTCATTAAAAGTTAATTGATTTACTGATGTATTATTACTAAACAATTTATTGAAATTTGAAAATATTATTTGTTTAAAAAAATCTTCATCTTTTGCATTTATATAAGAATTAATAAAATCTATATTTTTTGTATGTACTACAATTCCTAATTTGTCATTATCTTGTAACTGAAAAATAACACGTTCAAATTTATATTTATTCTCCAGACTTTTATTTAAATAAAAATACCTATATTTTTTAGAATAAAAATCTTTATAACCATAATTTGCATTTGTATAAATTAAAAAAGTTAACCTACTAATAAATGATTGCTTATCTAAAAAAGTCAAAAGCAAATCAATCTTTTTATCTTTATTTTTAGGAATAGCTTTTCTTAATGGAATTTGATTTATGTTCAATAGTTCCAGAGACCTTTTATGAAGTAATAAATTAGTTGAACAAATAAGATATTTAGATTTTAATTTATCTCCATTCTTAGAGGTTAAAGTCCATTCATTATTATTAAACGTCAAATCAACTATTAAAGTTTCAAAAAAATAATCAATCTTACCACTTAAATCATGCAATTCAATTATCTTTTGCGATAATTTACTCATAGAAAATGAAGAAAGATAACTCTCCCCGCTATAAAATTGAGATTGATTAATAATTTCTGATTTAGTTTCATCCCCTAAAATAATTAATT
This window encodes:
- a CDS encoding uridine kinase family protein, producing MKLIFVSGPSGSGKTTLSNQIIVKIKNGTVLRTDNYYKTGLQSKLLSKFIEGYFDRSISFNYKLFKKDFNYILKNGISINERFYDFEKKKVNNYLNETNNINFLIVEGIFAKEFSSTLCNQNYYFLELKINKNECMKRVVKRDIKERGKAKEQAEKDFLKSWDIYHEKLKNKNFKNKANELNISKNTNIDQLLKKLFQ
- a CDS encoding NAD(P)-binding protein → MKNNFSYDLLIIGGGISACVFASKYLQNNITKTIALIEVGRKLGGRASTRISKRFKGWKLNHGAPNFNIRNSKDNLLLKNYIDELLENKFIKIDDSELIILGDETKSEIINQSQFYSGESYLSSFSMSKLSQKIIELHDLSGKIDYFFETLIVDLTFNNNEWTLTSKNGDKLKSKYLICSTNLLLHKRSLELLNINQIPLRKAIPKNKDKKIDLLLTFLDKQSFISRLTFLIYTNANYGYKDFYSKKYRYFYLNKSLENKYKFERVIFQLQDNDKLGIVVHTKNIDFINSYINAKDEDFFKQIIFSNFNKLFSNNTSVNQLTFNEEISIMKWRASQPSGCTVPLSLQFIKKYRIGFCGDWFEGEGFGRMEGSILSALLLEGKFKTH
- a CDS encoding helix-hairpin-helix domain-containing protein → MISEFLSKLKSILFKSKVSTETALKKEKKLTKSTKTKAKTSNAKKNIENLTTLPGVGAKSAKALYAAGFKTTKDVIAADEKDLLAVSGVGINLIKKLKKLK